CAGCGGCCTCGGCCTCGCCATCGTTCAGGCGATCGTGCGTTTCCACCACGGCCGGCTGGAGCTGGAGGACGGTGCACCCGGCCTCATTGTGCGGATCTGGTTGCCTGCCGCCGACGGCTGACGGGCGATGGGCGGCCCGCTCAGCGGCGAGCCAGCCGGTTGCGCCGCCGCTTCAGCCACATCGACAGGTACATCCAGAAGCCCGACCCGGCGAAGAACAACAGCGCGACGCCGCCGCCGATGTTCAGCGCGATCCCGACCGGGCCGAGCGTCTCGCCCGAATGGATATGTTTGATCAGGCGGTTCAGCCGCTTCATCGTGCTCGGCTGGTCGGGGCCGCCGCTCGCGCTCTTCACCGGCGGCGGCGCGAGCAGGTCGGTCGCCTGCGTCGCCAGCCCCGTGGCGGCGAGGATGAGCAGCAACAGCGCGAACCAGGGGGCAAGCATACGGTGCCAGCGGCGCATCGGCGGTCGATCCTGTCATGAAAAGGGCGTGTTCCGACGGCGAACGCCGACGGTGTGTGCTCCTGACACCTGGAATGTGACACTGGGCTGATGCCAATATTCTAAGTTTGCAATGTTGGCGCTTTCCGCCGCGCTGGCGGTCGGGCTGTCACGGATGTGTCATTCGGCCGCACTAGCCGGCGAGCCGGGCCGATCGGGGCGCGGTGTCGCGACACGTCGATCGGGGCTTTGGGGGACGTACATGATCGTCAGGTTTCTGGCGCCGATCGCCTGCGCGGTCGGCATCCTGTCCGCGAACGCGTCTGCGCGCGGCGAAGAAGACGCCGTACCGCGGCTTCTCGACCCGCGCGCGCTTGCGCCCGCCGCCGTGACCGCGCCACCGCCCCCGTCCGCGGTCACCGCCCAGGAATTGCGCTTCCTGCGCGCGCTGCACGATAGCGCGACGCCCGATCGGCTGGCCCGCGCCGCGGCCGATGGCAAGGACAAGACGCCGCATGCGTTCAACATCGCCGCCGGCCGCGATCTCGCCGCGCTGCCCGCCACCGCTGCGCTGCTCAAGATCGTCCGCCACGAAACGAGCGCGGCGGTGCGCGACGGCAAGGCCTATTTCCGCCGCACGCGGCCTTACATCGCCGATCCGACGCTGGCGCATTGTCCCAACGGCGAGGGCACCGACGACAGTTACCCCAGCGGCCACGCGGCTTTCGCCTGGTCGACCGGCTGGACGCTGGCGCAGCTGATGCCCGATCGCGCCCCGGCCCTGCTCGACCGCGCGCGCGACTATGCCGAGGGGCGCGAGATCTGCGCCGTCCATTTCCCGTCCGACGTCGAGGCGGGCCATGCGCTCGGCCAGCTCGTCGCCGACCGTATGCTCCACGATCCCCGCCTCGCCGATCGGGTCGCCGCCGCCCGCCGCGAACTCACGCAGCGCTGACCCCACTTCATCTTCTGCCGAAAGGACCCGTCATGATCCGTCTGTCCCCCCGCGCGGCGCTGCTCGCCACCGCGCTCGTCCTGCCCACCGCCGCCTTCGCCGATCCCGGCGACGTCACGCCCGCGACTGGGGCGCCCGTGTCCGACCAGACGACCAGCGCGACGCAGGCCGGACAGGCGAACGACAAGCAGGCGCTGACCACGTCGGACATCATCGTCACCGGATCGCGCACGGCGGAAAGCGCGCCGCTCACCGCTTCGCTCACCACGACGCAGCCGCAATCCGCTGTCAGCCGCGATTATATCGAGAACACCACCGCGACTGCCGACGTGAACGAGCTTATCGCGCTGACGCCGGGTGTCTCCATCTCGGGCACCGGCAACGGCTATGGCCTGGGCGAGACGAAGGCGACGATCCGCGGCTTCCAGGACGGCGAATATAACGTCACCTACGATTCGATCCCCTTCGCCGACACCAACAACCCGACGCACCACTCGACCGCCTTCTTCCCGTCGAACACGATCGAGACCGTCGTCGTCGACCGTGGCCCCGGCAACGCCAGCCAGCTCGGCCAGGCGAGCTATGGCGGCAACATCAACATGTATTCGCGCGCCGCGACGCCGGATGCCGAGGCGAAGGCCGAGGCGATCGTCGGCAATTGGAGCACCTTTCTCGCCCGCGCGCTGTTCGAAAGCGGCAGCATCGACAAGCTGGGCGGCACGCGCATCGTCCTGACCGGCCAATATCTCACGTCGCACGGCGCCCTGACCTACTCTTCGGTGGGTTCGAAGAATCTGTTCGGCAAGGCGGTGGTCCCGGTCGGCGCGCACAACACGCTGACCGTGATGAGCAGCTGGAACCGCAATTTCTATTATCAGTCCGATGTGCTGAAGGGTGCGACCTGCGGCAGCGCGGCGACCGACGCCTATAACGCCGCCAATCCGAAGGCGACGACGACGACCGCGCTGGGGCCCGACGGGCAGCCGCTCGGCCAGCTGAACGCGCAGGGTTGTTCCGCCTCGTCGCAGGTGGGGATGTACGGGTTCAATTACGGCCTCGGCAACGATCCGACGCAGCATGACTATTGGCGCTACAACCGGACCGACAAGACGACCGACTTTTCGTATTTGCGTCTGCAAAGCGATCTGGGCGGCGGGCTGTCGCTCGACAATCGCGCCTATATGTACGGCTACACCAACAATACGCTGTCGGGGAACGGCAGTTCGTCGTTCGGCCTCGCCAGCAAGACCGCAACGCTGCCCACCTTCCTCGTCAAGTCGACCGGCGTCGTCACCGGCTTCACCGGTGCGGGGACCGCGGCGTCGCCTTACGTCGCCGTGTCGGGCGGCAACGACGTGCTGGGCTATGACAAGCTGAACAAATATCGCGTCTTCGGTTATATCGGCCAGGCGGATTACGACTTCGGCTTCGGCAAGCTGCGCGTCGGCGGCTGGTACGAACATGCCGTCACCGATCGCCACAATTTCGACCTCGACCGCACGACCGGCCTGCCGAGCTACAATGAAAAGGCGAATCTCGGCACCGCAGCGACCGCGACGCAGCCGTCGATCGCGCTCGCCAACATCAACTTCGTCCAGCATTCGACGTGGGATCAGTATCAGCTGTTCGGCGAGCTGGAGATCCGGCCTGCGGACGGCGTGTCGATCACGCCCGGCGTCAAATACGTCCACTTCACCCGCGGCGTCGATGCGGCGCTCAACCAGAAGACGCGCAGCCCGCTCGACACCAGCGCGACCTGGACCAAGACGCTTCCGTTCCTCACCGCCAACTGGCTGGTGACGAGCAACTGGTCCTTCTATGGCCAGTATGCGCAGGGCATGTACGTGCCCGACCTGTCGAGCTTCTATTCCGCCTCGGGCCAGCTTTCGACCGCGCTCGATGCGCTGAAGCCGCAGACGACGACCAACTATCAGGTCGGCACCGTCTGGCACGGCCGCACCGTCTCGCTCGACGCCGATGCCTATATCATCAACGTTAACAACAAGATCGGCACCTGCACCACGGTCGGCTGCGACCAGACGCTGCTCGTCAACCAGGGCCAGGTCCGCTACAAGGGCGTCGAGGGGCAGGTGGGCTTCATGCCGATCCGCGGCCTGACGCTGTTCGGCAACGGATCGTACAATTACGCGCACAGCGTGCAGACCGACGCGCAGATCGGCAAGGCGCCGTTCACGACCGCGGCGGCGGGCTTCATCTATCGCCGCGCGGGCTTCCGCCTGTCGTTCGACCAGAAGTATACCGGCCCGCAATATGCCAATGACTACACCGGCAGCCCGGGCTTCCGCCTCTATCGCATCCGGCCCTATTCGATCGGCCAGTTCGCGATCAGCCAGCAGATCCAGGGCGGGCTGAAGCTGGGCGTCACGGTCAACAACGTGTTCAACAGCCGCGCGATCACCAGCATTTCGACCGCCTCGTCCGGCGCGCCGACCGTCACGGTGAACGGCAAAACCTATCAATCCGGCTACGGCATGCTCGACCAGTTCAACTTCCTGCCCCCCCGCAGCTTCCTGCTGACCGCCGGCATCGCCTTCTGATCGGTTCGCGTCGACCGGCGGCTCAGGGGCGCACGCTCCCGCCGCCGGTCAGTGCGAACACCTGCTGCAGCATCGCCTGCTCCTCCGGCGTCAGATGGGGATTCCAGACGTCGAAGATCAGCACGATGCGCGGTGCGTCGCTGGTGTTCCGCGCCTCGTGCTCGATCGTGTCGTCGAAGGCGAAGGGTTCGCCCTCACGCCACATCCTGGTCTCGCCCCCGACGCGGAAGGTGCAGCCTTCGGGCACGATGAGCGGGAGATGGACGATCGCCCGCGTATTGGTCACCCCCGTGTGCGCCGGGATGTGGGCATGCGGTTTCAGAATAGAGAAGAACGCCGTCGGCGCCTTTCCTGGGATATTCGTTTGCGGCACTGCCGCCAGCGCGGCAGCCGTTTCGGGGCAGCGCGCGCAGACTGCGTCGTTGCGCTCTCCGTATTCCCACAGGAAGCACGCGCTCCAATCCGCATTATGATCGAGAGGCGACCATTTGTTGGTCGGTGTGCCGGTGTCCTGGCGGACATAGGGACGGATTGCGGAGTCGTCCGACCGTATCAGCGCAAGCGCTTCGGCACGGATCGCGTCGGTCCGCGCGGCTAGGACGTCAAACCAGGGGAATAGCGCGGGTTCGAAAAACTCGTCCGCAGGCAGAAACGGAAAATGCACGCCGGCGCAATGATTGGCGTAGATCGCGCGGCGCCCGAGCATATGGTCGATGCACGCCGCCATCCGTCGTGAGGGGCGTGTCCCCAGCGCGTCCGCGATGTCGCGCCCGAGCGCGGCATTGTGTTCGGCCAGGAAGGCGCGGCCGCGCGCCAGCGCGTCGTCGATGGCGGGCGGCCGCTCGTCCATCGCCGCGGCCATCTGCACGATCCCGGCCCATGCTTGTGCCGCGGCGGCGGCAACGCCGTGACGCTGGTGCCATTCGGCGAGGCGAAGCAGCGCGGTAAAGTTCCGTCGGTCGAGCCACAGCGCTCGGTCCAGCGCCCGCCGTTCACCGTCCGCATCGTCCAGCATGCGGTGGACCGTCGCCTGGTTGATCCAGAGCACCGGCTGCTCGGGGTCTTTCTCAGCCGCCGCGGCGAAACGGAAGAGCGCGATTTTCAACTCGCCATCCGCCATCGCCCGCATGCCGCGCGCGTTGAGCAGTTGCGGGTGATCGGGTGCGTGCGCCAACGCGGCATCGAGCGCCGCACGTTCGGCAACCGCATCGCCCCGCTGGCGCGCGGCCATGGCTTGCGAGGCGAACTGCTGGGCGGCGGGGGGAAGGTCGGACATCGCGCGATCATGCTTTCGGGATGGGAGCGTGGGAACAAAAAAAGGGGGCGACCGCATCGGTCGCCCCCCTCCTGTCGAACCCGGCCGGGCGCGGCGCTTAGAAGCGCAGCTTGCCCGACACGGTGAACAGGCGACCCAGCACGTCGTAGGTCGACGGATAGGTGTTGCCGCTGTTAAAGGCGGTCGAACCGGCCGACGAACCCACCAGCGGCGGCTTCTTGTCGAACAGGTTGCGGACGCCCATCGTGAACGTCAGGTGCTCGTTCACCTCCACCTGCGCGGCGAGATCGATGTAGTTGTACGCCTTGATCTCGTTGAAGTTGTAAGTGCCACCGGCGAGCGGGGTCGGACCCGTCACCACGCCGTTGAACAGCGGCGTCGTCACCTGACGCGCGGTCGCATCCGGGGCCAGCGCCTCGTAACGGACCTTGCCGATATGACGCCACAGTACCGAGAAGGTGCCCGGCCCGAAGGTCAGGCTGGTCCGCTGGTTCCACTGGAACTCCGGCTGGATCGACGAGCAGCTGGTGCTGTAATAGCCGACGCAGTCGCGATCGTAGGCGGTTTCCGACGCACGGAAGTAGTTGTGCGCGGTCCAGGTGCCCTGGAAGCTGAGGTTCAGCCCGACATCGCCGAAGTCACGCGCGTAGTTCGCGTTGAGATCGATGCCATCGGTCCGCAGACGGCCACGGTTGGTGAGCGGCTGCGGCAGGCCCGCGACCGTCGCGCTCGATCCGCTCAGGCGACCGCTGGTCGCGCTGCGGCGTATGCTGGTGCAGGCGGCCGACGCGGCCTGGGCCGCAGTGATCGCCGCCGGATTGGTGCCGAAACACTGCGTCAGGATGTCGGCCGGCGTCGCCGCGGTGATCGCGTTGTTCACCTTGATGTTGAAATAATCGACCGCGACGCTGAGGCCCGGGACGATGCCGCGCGGCTGGATCACGACGCCTATCGTGTAGGTATCGGCCTTTTCCGGCAGGATGTTCGGATTGCCGCCGCCGGTCACGTTGGGCTGGCCCGACTGCGGTTCGAGGATCGTGCCGATGCTGGACGCCGGCGCGCCCTGGTTGATGCATGCCTGTGCCAGATTGGCGCTCGCCAGTGGCTTCGTGCCCACGCAGGGGTCGAGACCCGGCGAAAGATTGTCGAGGCCCGTGGTCACCGGCGAGAACAGCTCGGCGATGTTCGGCGCCCGAACCGCGCGCTGGTAGTTGCCGCGGAACTTGATTTCCTCAACGGGCTCGAAGCTGCCGCCGAACTTGTAGGTCGTTGCCGAGAAGGTCGGATTGTTCGCTGCCTGAACCTTGTAGTTCGAGTAGCGGACGCCGGCCTCGAGCGTCAGCGAGTGGAAGAACGGCTTGTCGGCGACGAGCGGCGCGATGATTTCGCCGAACGCTTCACGCACGTCGTAGCTGCCCGCGAAGGGCAGCACCGCACCGCCGGCACCGCCCAGCTCGCCCGGCGACAGCGCATAGGCGTCGGGCGTGCGGGTATAGGTGTACTTGCGATATTCGCCGCCGGCCGCGAACGCGATCGGTTCGTTGGCGAAGGGCGAGGTCGTGCCAAAGTCGCCGTTCAGCACCGCCTTTGCCTGCGACAGCGCGGTGTGGATCTGGATGGTGCTCTTGCCGTTCAGGAAGTTCGCCTGGTCGCTGGTGATCGAGCCGGCCGGCCCGAACAGGTTGAGCGGCACGCAATTGTTGGTGGTGACGGTGCAGGTCGTCGTGTTGTTCGCGTTCAGCGCCTGCTGGACGCGGCTGCGCAGCACGTAACCTGACTGCGTCTGGTTGAGGTCGCTTTCGCCATAGGCGCCGGAGACGTCGAGCTTGACGTGTTCGGAGAAGCGCAGGCGCAGGCCCGCCTTATAGTCGAACATGGTCGTGGTATAGGTCGATACGCGCGGCCCGAGTTCGACCGACCGGCGATAGACTTCCGGCAGGTTCAGCGCGGTCGCGCCGGTGCAGGTCGCGCCAAGCGCTACCCCGTTGGCGAGGCAGAGCTGATCGCGCAGCGTCGCAGGCAGATACGGATTGTTGCCCGGGATGGTCAGCATTTCGCCGAAGATGCCCGACGGCGCGATGATCTGCTGGATCGTGTTCTTCGAGAACATGCCGCGGCTGTAGACTTCGAGGTTGTCGTTCACCTCGTAGTTCGCCTGCGCGAACATGTTGTAACGCTTAAACGGCGTTACGAAGATGTTGTACGGGTTGAAGTTGAAGCCGCTGTAGAACGGCACCAGTGCCGTGCCGCCGGAATTGACCTGGACGAGGCCGGTCGACAAGCCGGCGAGCGCCGCCTGCGCGTTGGTGAAGTTGATCGCGGTCGGCACGCCCGTCGTCGACGAGCCCGATGCGACGCCATTGCCCGACCCGATGCCGTAGATCGAGATGTCGCGGCTGCCCTGATACAGGGGATCCGCTTCCTGATAGCCGAGGCTCAGCACCGCATTGCCGCGGCCGTCGTCGAAATTCGCGCCGATGGTCAGGTCGGCGGTGAAATAGTTGGCGTCACCGCGCTCGGTGATCTGCTGGCTGGCCTGCGCCTCCATGCCGGCGAAATTCTTCTTGGTGATGAAGTTCGCGACACCCGACACCGCGTCCGCGCCGTAGGTGGTCGAGGCGCCACCGGTCAGCACGTCGACGCGCTGGATCAGCGCGGTCGGGATGTTGTTGAGGTCGACGGTGCCGCCAGCGGCCGCGGGAACGATGCGATCTCCGTCGAGCAGCACCAGGTTGCGCTGCGAGCCGAGGTTGCGGAGGTTGATCGTCGCGAAACCGCCGGTGCCGTTGTTCACGGCCGAACCGATGCCCGGAACCGCACCCGGCAGTTCGCGGATGATCTGTTCGACGTTGTTGGTGTTGCGCAGCGTCAGTTCGTTCTCGGAGACGGTATTGACCGGGCTCGACGAGACGAGGTTCGGATTGCTGATCAGCGTACCGGTAACGACGATGTCGCCGCCTTCCTGGGCTGGCGGTGCGGCGTTCGGGTCGTCCGTCTTCTGCTGCGTTTCCTGCGTGGCCGGCGCGGTCTGCGCCAGCGCGGGCGTCGCGATCAATGCTGCGCCCACGACGAGCGTCGTGGTCAGGAGATGGGAACGAAAGCTTAGCGTCATATAAACCCCTTTATGGTCGACATCCCCATGGGGACGGGCCGATGCGCCGGTCCTTGTCCGGTCGGTCGCATGCGGTAAATTCGCAGGGAGCGGATGCCTGTACAATCCGGTTTCGCGGAATAGATCGAAATTGAAATGTAACCGTGATAAATTGGTCACAAATGAAAAGGCTATACATTCTTACCTATATTGCGTGATGGATCGGCGATGTTGCCGTATGGAAACAATGTAAAAGGGGATGAAATGCTGTCTATTATGCTGATGCTTGCCAGCACGGCGCCCGGGCCAGGCAATGATTTGTTACAATCGTTGGCACGATGTCGGAAGGTGGCGGACAATGGCGAGCGGCTGGCATGCTATGACCGTGCAGCAAGCGCGGTCGAAGAGGCTCGTGCGCGCAAAGAGATCGTCGTGCTGGACCGGGAGGAGGTGCAGAAGACGAAGCGTTCGATGTTCGGATTTTCGTTGCCGTCGATCAAACTGTTCGGCGACGGCAAGGATGACGATAGCCTGAAGCAGCTGGTCGGGACGTTGCGCGCATCGGCCGTGCAGCCGGGCGGGCTGATGCGCTTCACGCTCGACGACGGCGGCGTGTGGGAGACGACCGAACAGTCGATGAACCGTCTGCGCCAGGGCGACGTCGTGACGATCAAGGCGGGGCCGCTGGGCAGTTACATCGCGACCGCGCCCGGCCGCCGCGCGGTGCGGGTCCGGCGGATACGCTGATCTCAAGCCCCCTCGTCATGGCGGACGAGGTGCGTTAGCCATGTGCGCCATGATCCGATCCATCCTGTTCGCCGCCGCATCCGCCATGCTTGTCGGCGCGGCGCCTGCCGACGCCCCGATCTCGGCCGAACGCCTGTCTGCCGATGTCCGCACGCTCGCCTCCACGCCGTTCGGCGGGCGGGCCCCCGGTACGCCGGGCGAGGCGAAGACGGTGGAATGGCTGATCGCGCAGTTCAAGGCGGCCGGCCTGGAGCCGGGCGGCGAAAACGGTGGTTGGGTCCAGTCCGTACCGCTGATCCGGACCCGGACGGGCGAGGGGCCGATCACGGCCAATGGCATGGCTTGGACGGCGGGGCGCGACGTGTATCTGTCCACCGTACGTCCCGATCCACACATCGCGATCAAGGGCGCGCCGCTGGTCTTCGTCGGCTATGGCGTCGATGCGCCGGAGCGGCAGTGGGACGATTTCAAGGGCGCTGACCTGAAGGGCAAGGTCGCGGTCTTCCTGATCAACGATCCCGATTTCGAGGCGGCGGCGGCCGAGGCGGTCGCGGGGCGCTTCGGCGGCCGGCGCATGACCTATTACGGCCGCTGGACGTACAAGTTCGAGGAGGCGGCGCGGCGCGGCGCGATCGGCGCGCTGATCGTCCATGATACGCCGGGTGCGGGCTATGGCTGGGCGACGGTGACCGCGCCGGGCGGCGAAAATTACGATGTGGCCGCCCCCGCCGCCCCGCGGATCGCGGTGCAGGGCTGGATCGAGGGCGGTGCGGCGGAGCGCCTGTTCGCGGCGTCCGGCCTCGACCTCGCCAGGCTGCGCGTTGCGGCGCGGCGGAGCGACTTTCGGCCGGTGTCGATATCCGGCGCGGGTTTTTCGGCCGACCTGCCGGTGGCGGTCACGCGAGCGGAAAGCCGGAACGTGATCGCCAAGCGCACCGGGCTGAGACGGCCGGACGAGACGGTGATGTATGGCGCGCACTGGGACGCCTATGGCGAGGGCGCACCCGACGCGGCGGGGCGGACGATGCGGCCCGGCGCGAACGACGATGCGCTCGGCACGGCTGGCGTGCTCGCGATCGCCCGTGCCGCGGCGCAGGCGCCGCGCATGGCACGTACGCAGGTGTTCGCATTGTGGACCGGCGAGGAGCGCGGGCTGCTGGGATCGGAAACCTATGCCGCACATCCGATCTATCCGATTGCGAAGACGGTCGCCAACCTGACGCTCGACATCTTGCAGACCGCGGGGCCCGCGCACGACGTGCTGCTGGTCGGCAACGGGCAGAATTCGCTCGAGGATCAGCTCGCCGCGGCGGCGCGCGCGCAGGGGCGCGTTGTCACGCCCGAAGCATTGCCCGAACGCGGGCTGTTCTATCGCGCCGATCACTTCTCGCTGGCGCGGCGCGGCGTGCCGACGTTGCTGCTGATGGCGATCAGTGGCGCACCCGATCTAGTGGACGGCGGCCGGACGGCGGGGCAGCGCTGGCTCGATGGCTATATGCGCTGTTACCACCAGACCTGCGATGCCTGGTCGCCCGACTGGAACCTCGCCGGTGCGGCGGCGGACATCGCGTTGATCCGTCGGGTCGGGTTCGATCTGGCGGCAGGGGAGGCCTGGCCAACGTGGCGGGCGTCGTCCGAATTTGCGGCGATCCGCGCGAAGAGCGACGCGGACCGGCGCAAGTGAAACGGGCGGCACCCTGTCGGATGCCGCCCGTTCCTATCGTCGTCAGGCTGGGCCGCGATCAGCGGCGGCAATAGCCCGGGTTGTCGGCACGGGCGACCGCGTTACCGGCCAGCGCGCCTGCGCCCGCACCCAGCACGGTACCGAGCGTACGATCGCCGCGCGTGTCTATCGTGCGGCCAAGCAGACCGCCCGCGATCGCGCCGATCACGCTGCCTGTCGTGCCGCTCTGGCAGCGACGCGGCGCGTAGCGATAGTCGCCGGCGTCGCGATAATAGCGACGTTCCTCATAATAGCGCGGGCCCTGGTTCCAGCCATCGCGATAGGCTTGGCGATAGGCCCGGTCATGATCTCGATACCCGTCGTCATCATAGCTCCGGCCGTAATAATCGCCGCGGCCATAGTAATCCTGTGCCTGCGCCGCGACCGGGGCCAGCGACATCAGGCCCATCGCCAGTGCACCCGCACCGATCGAAAACTTGGTAAACATCTTGCCTGCTCCCATCACTAGAACGGGTCGGCACCGATTGGGCGTCGACAAGGATGCTTATCGCGAATCGCCTTTGAGTCCTTGCTGAATGCTATCGTTATCCGCGGTTCAGCCGGCTTTCCGGCGCGCGATCCAGTCGTCGACGCGATTTTCCAGAACGGACAAGGGCATGGAGCCCGATCCGATGAGCAGATCGTGGAACCCCTGGATGTCGAACTTCGGGCCCAGTGCGGCTTGCGCCTTCGCCCGCAACGCGACAATCCTGAGCATCCCGATCTTGTACCCGGTCGCCTGGCCCGGCAGCGTGATGTAGCGGCGCACTTCCGATCGCGCCTGATCGGGACCGCTGCGGCCGGTGGAGATCATATAGTCGATCGCCTGTTGTTCGGTCCAACCCTTGGCATGGATGCCGGTGTCGACGACGAGGCGCGCGGCGCGGAACAGCTCCTGGTCGAGCCGCATGAAATCGGCTGCGAGATCGGGATAGGCGCCCATTTCCTTGCACAGCGCCTCGCTGTACAGCCCCCATCCTTCGCCGAACGCGACATAGCCATAGGCGCGGCGGAACTTGGGTGCGCCGGTCTGGCGCGCCTGGATATCGCCCTGCATGACGTGGCCGGGAATGCCCTCGTGGCACATGAGGTCGTAGACGGCGGCCGGGTCTTCCGTATTGCCGAGCAGGTGAACGTAGACGCGGCCCGGACGCACGCCGTCGGGGCTGGGGCCGGCGGCATGCGCCGCGCCGCCGGCAACCTCGCTGAACGACGGTTCGCGCACCACTTCGACCTTGTGGGCGGGCAGCAGGCCGAAATAGCGGGGCAGCAGCGTGCGCGTGTGCGCGATCGCGTCATTGGCGGTCTTCAGATAATCGGCGCGCGACGCATCGGTCCACGGCGTCGGCGGGAAGAGCTTGGCGCGCTGGTCGTAATAGGCCTGCCGGTCCTTGAGGCCTGCCTGCCGTGCGAGTTTGTCCTGCTCGCCCTCGATCCGGGCGACCTCCTGTTGCCCAATCGCATGGATCTGGTCGG
This portion of the Sphingomonas sp. FARSPH genome encodes:
- a CDS encoding DUF885 domain-containing protein translates to MQDLLRIATRASLPLPLLLSLAAPATGTMQAPPAKTAATNEDARLTAFLDAQFAQEMTMRPQLATRLGSKEGQDRLDDNSDAAMLKRLQWRRASVVAMKARFDRARLSPAAQANYDIWALELDRAETGYKYRRYQPPFYSFLYSVHAELPNFLINTHTVRDAGDMHAYSARLRAIPAVLDDAIARSRASDAAGIRAPRFQIERVITGSRAIVTGAPFDGGADSPLWADAKAKVAALKLPATQAAALLDEARASLLTIQPAYARVIAWAEADLPTAPSGRVGAVSLPGGADWYAAALRINTTTDLTADQIHAIGQQEVARIEGEQDKLARQAGLKDRQAYYDQRAKLFPPTPWTDASRADYLKTANDAIAHTRTLLPRYFGLLPAHKVEVVREPSFSEVAGGAAHAAGPSPDGVRPGRVYVHLLGNTEDPAAVYDLMCHEGIPGHVMQGDIQARQTGAPKFRRAYGYVAFGEGWGLYSEALCKEMGAYPDLAADFMRLDQELFRAARLVVDTGIHAKGWTEQQAIDYMISTGRSGPDQARSEVRRYITLPGQATGYKIGMLRIVALRAKAQAALGPKFDIQGFHDLLIGSGSMPLSVLENRVDDWIARRKAG